One Microbacterium trichothecenolyticum DNA window includes the following coding sequences:
- a CDS encoding AAA family ATPase, which translates to MTRGDEWLHDPRPVQRVKLFRDAPVDRAAWPTTIPAVAQFLEVAAGDGWEFGPGVTFLVGENGSGKSTLIEGIAEAAGLPAEGGSTNGGGETRRTESPLGEWLRIERSPRAPRWGFFLRAETMHGYYSWRDDLGGPAPSLHEMSHGESFNSLLDEVLDHERYVAGLACLDEPEAALSFSSTLRWLASLDRMRSRGTQVICATHSPVLAALPGATILELGAWGIRESAWEDLDLVRLHRGFLEAPGRYLRHLLE; encoded by the coding sequence GTGACCCGCGGCGACGAGTGGCTGCACGATCCGCGGCCCGTGCAGCGGGTCAAGCTCTTCCGCGATGCGCCGGTCGATCGTGCCGCATGGCCCACGACCATTCCCGCTGTTGCACAGTTCCTGGAGGTCGCGGCCGGCGACGGCTGGGAGTTCGGACCCGGGGTGACGTTCCTCGTGGGAGAGAACGGCTCGGGCAAGTCGACGCTCATCGAGGGCATCGCCGAGGCAGCGGGGCTCCCCGCCGAGGGCGGGTCGACGAACGGCGGCGGCGAGACCCGACGCACCGAGAGTCCGCTCGGTGAGTGGCTGCGCATCGAGCGGAGTCCGCGCGCGCCCCGGTGGGGCTTCTTCCTGAGGGCCGAGACGATGCACGGGTATTACTCATGGCGCGACGATCTCGGCGGTCCGGCGCCCAGCCTGCACGAAATGAGCCATGGTGAGTCGTTCAACAGCCTCCTCGACGAGGTGCTCGACCACGAGCGCTACGTCGCGGGCCTCGCGTGCCTCGACGAGCCCGAGGCGGCCCTGTCGTTCTCGTCGACGCTGCGCTGGCTGGCATCCCTCGACCGCATGCGTTCGCGCGGCACGCAGGTGATCTGCGCGACCCACTCCCCCGTCCTCGCGGCGCTGCCGGGGGCGACGATCCTGGAGCTGGGCGCGTGGGGCATCCGCGAGAGCGCCTGGGAAGACCTGGACCTGGTGCGGTTGCACCGCGGGTTTCTGGAGGCGCCGGGGCGGTATCTGCGGCACCTGCTGGAGTGA
- a CDS encoding dolichyl-phosphate-mannose--protein mannosyltransferase, producing MTDAPALLLSDERTRLDRWRDALLVDPRQLRMWRWLAPTLVTLAAAVLRLIDIGDPHQLVFDETYYVKDSWSQWLLGYPSTWPEGSDGRFATGDTDIFTGIGSYVVHPPLGRILIGAGMALLGPDSATGWRLSAAVFGTATALLIYLFARTLTRSIPLATVASALFAIDGLGIVLSRIALLDIFLTFFVVLTFWFVALDHRRTGDRVADLVAARGDEYPMWGPLLWNRPWLLAAGAAAGAATAVKWSGLYVLAAVGIYAVVTDALVRRRAGIVQWPMDAARQGVVSFVLVVPVAAVVYLTTWSGWLFTSGGYMRGAPVNATGFWAWVPEPLQRLWAYHQEMYNFHVGLVTPHSYASPAWQWPFLIRPTSMYWHQDDFGVNGCALPNGCTEAISSLANPLIWWGGIAASVYLLVRFVLVRDWRHALVLTGLAATYVPWLLYPERTIFQFYTVAMLPFLVLALAFALRDVARGVRGMSRASGQGVVIVFLVVCGLVSAFWYPVWAGLPVPYEFWRLHNWLPSWI from the coding sequence GTGACCGACGCCCCCGCCCTGCTGCTCTCAGACGAGCGGACACGCCTGGATCGCTGGCGCGACGCGCTGCTCGTCGACCCACGACAGCTTCGCATGTGGCGCTGGCTCGCGCCGACCCTCGTCACGCTCGCCGCCGCCGTGCTGCGCCTGATCGACATCGGCGATCCGCACCAGCTGGTCTTCGACGAGACGTACTACGTGAAGGACTCGTGGAGTCAGTGGCTGCTCGGCTACCCCTCGACATGGCCCGAGGGCTCCGACGGGCGCTTCGCGACCGGTGACACCGACATCTTCACGGGCATCGGCAGCTACGTCGTGCATCCCCCGCTGGGGCGCATTCTCATCGGCGCCGGCATGGCGCTGCTCGGCCCCGACTCGGCGACCGGCTGGCGTCTCTCGGCCGCCGTCTTCGGCACGGCCACCGCGCTGCTGATCTACCTGTTCGCCCGCACGCTCACGCGGTCCATCCCGCTTGCGACCGTGGCATCCGCTCTGTTCGCCATCGACGGCCTCGGCATCGTGCTGAGCCGCATCGCGCTGCTCGACATCTTCCTCACCTTCTTCGTCGTGCTGACGTTCTGGTTCGTCGCCCTCGACCATCGACGCACCGGTGACCGGGTCGCGGATCTCGTCGCGGCACGGGGCGACGAGTATCCGATGTGGGGTCCGCTCCTGTGGAACCGTCCGTGGCTGCTCGCCGCGGGCGCCGCGGCAGGCGCCGCGACCGCCGTGAAGTGGTCGGGCCTGTACGTGCTCGCCGCCGTCGGCATCTACGCCGTCGTGACCGACGCGCTCGTGCGCCGCCGGGCCGGGATCGTGCAGTGGCCGATGGATGCCGCCCGCCAGGGCGTCGTGTCGTTCGTGCTGGTCGTACCGGTCGCCGCCGTCGTGTACCTGACGACCTGGTCGGGTTGGCTGTTCACCAGCGGCGGCTACATGCGCGGCGCGCCGGTGAACGCGACCGGCTTCTGGGCATGGGTGCCCGAACCGCTGCAGCGCCTGTGGGCGTACCACCAGGAGATGTACAACTTCCACGTCGGGCTCGTCACCCCGCACAGCTACGCGAGCCCCGCGTGGCAGTGGCCGTTCCTCATCCGTCCGACCTCGATGTACTGGCACCAGGACGATTTCGGCGTGAACGGCTGCGCGCTGCCGAACGGGTGCACCGAGGCGATCTCGAGCCTCGCGAACCCGCTGATCTGGTGGGGTGGGATCGCGGCATCCGTGTATCTGCTCGTGCGCTTCGTGCTCGTTCGCGACTGGCGTCACGCGCTCGTGCTGACGGGCTTGGCAGCCACGTACGTGCCGTGGCTGCTGTACCCCGAGCGCACGATCTTCCAGTTCTACACGGTGGCGATGCTGCCTTTCCTCGTGCTGGCGCTGGCCTTCGCCCTGCGCGACGTCGCCCGGGGTGTGCGGGGCATGTCCCGCGCAAGCGGTCAGGGCGTCGTGATCGTGTTCCTCGTCGTGTGCGGGCTCGTCTCGGCGTTCTGGTACCCCGTGTGGGCGGGTCTGCCCGTGCCGTACGAGTTCTGGCGTCTGCACAACTGGCTGCCGAGCTGGATCTGA
- the rsmI gene encoding 16S rRNA (cytidine(1402)-2'-O)-methyltransferase, whose protein sequence is MIILAATPIGNLGDASRRLIEALENATVVAAEDTRTTQRLLAGLGVENRPRLIALHDHNEKERAAELVELAREDDLLVLSDAGMPTVSDPGFGLVAAAAAAGVTVTAIPGPSAVVTALAVAGLPTDRFAFEGFPRRKPGERRKAFAQLASEERTLVFFESPSRVASTLEDLASAFGADRPAAVCRELTKLYEEVKRGTLAELAAWAAEGVRGEIAIVVGGATAREVAFPDAVTQVLELVRGGTRLKEAAAEVAAQTGHSSRELYQAALAVKR, encoded by the coding sequence GTGATCATCCTCGCGGCCACCCCCATCGGCAACCTGGGCGACGCCTCGAGACGGCTCATCGAGGCCCTCGAGAACGCCACGGTCGTCGCCGCCGAAGACACGCGCACGACGCAGCGACTGCTCGCCGGCCTGGGTGTCGAGAACCGCCCGCGACTCATCGCTCTGCACGACCATAACGAGAAGGAGCGCGCGGCTGAGCTCGTCGAGCTGGCGCGCGAAGACGACCTGCTCGTGCTCAGCGACGCCGGCATGCCCACCGTCAGCGACCCCGGTTTCGGGCTCGTCGCCGCCGCAGCTGCCGCGGGCGTCACCGTCACCGCCATCCCGGGGCCGAGCGCCGTGGTGACCGCCCTCGCCGTCGCCGGGCTTCCCACCGACCGCTTCGCCTTCGAGGGCTTTCCCCGCCGAAAGCCCGGGGAACGACGCAAGGCCTTCGCTCAGTTGGCGTCAGAGGAGCGCACCCTGGTGTTCTTCGAGTCGCCGTCGAGGGTGGCATCCACTCTCGAAGACCTCGCGAGCGCGTTCGGTGCCGATCGCCCCGCCGCCGTCTGCCGCGAGCTGACGAAGCTCTACGAAGAGGTCAAGCGCGGCACCCTCGCCGAGCTCGCGGCCTGGGCGGCCGAGGGCGTGCGCGGCGAGATCGCGATCGTCGTCGGCGGCGCCACCGCGCGCGAGGTGGCGTTCCCGGATGCCGTGACCCAGGTGCTCGAGCTCGTGCGCGGCGGCACGAGGCTCAAAGAGGCTGCCGCCGAGGTCGCCGCTCAGACCGGTCACTCCTCACGGGAGCTGTACCAGGCGGCGCTGGCCGTCAAGCGCTGA
- a CDS encoding oligosaccharide flippase family protein, whose amino-acid sequence MKRFAGLLLAAFAAPLATFLSGPLLARALGPEGRGEIAAVASAVVVVTMLASAGSPDAASVSAARYGRPGAGYFRRHKWSLLLSVAAGSVALVVWSKTVLSGSEEAALYMQLAAVALPLLVVTEISRAAARGSKAYASIQAESWVANFGRLALLIVLLILGQLTVLSAGIATLVAAVAGGLFFWAEFTRAKTPQTIPHEMNLTRFEGSYKNKFAAITIVRVLNQRVDQVVMLPLAGSVALGYYAVAISLSQLLPLVAKALRNFTFAKVAQDSTLSATALVSRLASFFTLLAIIGLQIIAEPVIYLLFGHEFTPSVAPLRILLLAAWPLTLVSVWADGLVAISRPGIYGVAEGSALAVNLVLLFVLVPTIGAVGGALACLVAYTISASIALGALKRRSSRPLKDFLIITRDDLRRLRRM is encoded by the coding sequence ATGAAGCGGTTCGCGGGACTGCTCCTCGCGGCCTTCGCCGCGCCGTTGGCCACGTTCCTGAGCGGCCCCCTGCTCGCCCGTGCGCTCGGCCCCGAAGGACGCGGTGAGATCGCCGCGGTAGCCTCCGCCGTCGTCGTGGTGACGATGCTGGCCTCCGCGGGGAGCCCCGACGCGGCATCGGTGAGCGCCGCCAGGTACGGGCGTCCGGGCGCGGGCTACTTCCGCCGACACAAGTGGTCTCTCCTCCTATCCGTGGCGGCGGGCAGCGTCGCTCTGGTCGTCTGGTCGAAGACCGTCCTCTCCGGAAGCGAAGAAGCGGCGCTGTACATGCAACTCGCCGCCGTCGCGCTCCCCCTCCTCGTCGTCACCGAGATCTCTCGCGCGGCAGCACGGGGCTCCAAGGCCTACGCGTCGATCCAGGCCGAGTCCTGGGTCGCCAACTTCGGTCGTCTGGCCCTGCTGATCGTGCTCCTGATCCTCGGGCAACTCACCGTCCTCAGTGCGGGCATCGCCACCCTCGTGGCGGCCGTCGCGGGCGGGCTGTTCTTCTGGGCCGAGTTCACACGGGCCAAGACGCCTCAGACGATCCCGCACGAGATGAACCTCACGCGCTTCGAAGGCTCCTACAAGAACAAGTTCGCCGCCATAACGATCGTGCGAGTGCTGAACCAGCGTGTCGATCAGGTCGTCATGCTGCCGCTTGCCGGTTCCGTCGCGCTCGGCTACTACGCGGTTGCCATCTCGCTGAGCCAGTTGCTCCCCCTCGTCGCGAAGGCCCTGCGCAACTTCACTTTCGCCAAGGTGGCGCAGGACTCGACGTTGTCTGCCACGGCCTTGGTCTCGCGGCTGGCCAGCTTCTTCACGCTCCTGGCCATCATCGGTCTGCAGATCATCGCGGAGCCGGTCATCTATCTGCTCTTCGGCCACGAGTTCACGCCGAGCGTCGCGCCTCTGCGCATCCTCCTCCTGGCAGCGTGGCCCCTGACCCTTGTGAGCGTATGGGCCGACGGACTGGTCGCGATCTCGCGGCCCGGGATCTACGGCGTCGCCGAGGGATCCGCTCTGGCCGTGAACCTGGTTCTGCTGTTCGTCCTGGTACCGACGATCGGGGCCGTCGGTGGTGCTCTCGCCTGTCTGGTCGCGTACACCATTTCCGCGTCGATCGCCCTCGGAGCATTGAAGAGGCGATCCTCGCGACCGCTGAAGGACTTTCTCATCATCACTCGTGATGATCTACGACGCCTCCGGAGAATGTAA
- a CDS encoding CDP-glycerol glycerophosphotransferase family protein gives MRSRLPLVSAIVTSLRRRLLRFTGTALMSVLPADETTVVYGYPEAEEQSLGTALLLAERSDARVVLIATDTDVAASALSTASTILGLPTRGISIVAKRSLRGYLAFIRARHVFYTHGLWESPTPRRGRRHVNLWHGVGPKRTFNGTRRDRIGAQVLCGQVPSWTRQAAADLGMPPRTEISSFSGRRPFVRGARPRAAVFAKLGLDPRLPLVLWVPTYRASVKSTPAPASPSEGALLGDDFLAVLQASEINFVVKPHPSDRAQFTTLNADVLTTGAIWAAGVSLYELIAHVDLMISDYSSIWVDYLWTRKSLAFHLPDESAYVGGRGLKSPDFRDCAPDLVLREVGALEEALDAISSGGVWRESSLASLRTRLQVTDEGPDVATLMVTTRHGRRLRPRDAE, from the coding sequence GTGCGTTCCCGCCTTCCCCTCGTCAGTGCGATCGTCACCTCTTTGAGACGACGCCTGCTCCGGTTCACGGGGACCGCACTCATGAGCGTGCTCCCCGCCGACGAGACCACGGTGGTGTACGGGTACCCCGAGGCAGAAGAACAGTCCCTGGGAACGGCCCTTCTTCTCGCCGAGAGATCCGATGCCCGCGTGGTGCTGATCGCGACCGACACGGACGTCGCCGCCTCGGCGCTGTCGACCGCCTCCACGATCCTGGGACTTCCGACCCGGGGGATCTCGATCGTGGCGAAGCGATCGCTGAGGGGCTACCTCGCCTTCATCCGAGCTCGGCACGTCTTCTACACCCACGGTTTGTGGGAGTCCCCGACGCCTCGACGAGGGCGCCGGCACGTCAATCTCTGGCACGGAGTAGGTCCCAAGCGCACCTTCAACGGGACCCGACGTGATCGGATCGGCGCGCAGGTCTTGTGCGGCCAGGTCCCGAGCTGGACCCGGCAAGCGGCGGCGGATCTGGGGATGCCGCCGCGAACGGAGATCTCCTCCTTCAGCGGAAGAAGACCCTTCGTGAGGGGGGCACGTCCGCGTGCGGCGGTGTTCGCCAAGCTCGGCCTCGATCCTCGCCTGCCGCTCGTCCTGTGGGTGCCCACCTACCGTGCCAGTGTCAAGAGCACCCCCGCGCCCGCATCGCCTTCCGAGGGAGCCCTCCTGGGGGATGACTTCCTCGCCGTGCTGCAAGCGAGCGAGATCAATTTCGTCGTCAAGCCCCATCCGAGCGATCGCGCGCAGTTCACGACTCTCAACGCCGACGTTCTGACGACCGGTGCGATCTGGGCGGCCGGCGTCTCTCTCTACGAGCTGATCGCCCACGTCGACCTGATGATCAGCGACTACTCGAGCATCTGGGTGGACTACCTCTGGACACGCAAGTCCTTGGCCTTCCATCTCCCCGACGAGTCCGCGTACGTGGGCGGACGCGGGCTCAAGTCGCCCGACTTCCGGGACTGTGCCCCCGACCTCGTCCTCCGAGAGGTCGGCGCACTCGAGGAGGCTCTGGATGCCATCTCTTCAGGCGGCGTGTGGCGGGAGAGTTCCCTCGCCTCTCTCCGCACCCGGCTACAGGTCACGGACGAGGGGCCTGACGTCGCGACCTTGATGGTCACGACGCGCCACGGTCGGCGACTTCGACCTCGGGATGCCGAATGA
- a CDS encoding IspD/TarI family cytidylyltransferase, whose protein sequence is MQIAEPKVGRDARESRERSDEGEPVNDGTISFEAVVLAGGNGSRFGADIPKQLINLAGQPILYHTLRKFDLIPSVRRVVVAANTQFRPEIEMIARNALRFKKFEIVDGGDSRNQSVANSISTMNGPDDTHVLIHDGVRPLANSELIELVNSALEHADAVVPVIPSADPLFVVDETEVTGFVDRAKVLRGQSPQGFHLGQLRETFPPDGVSAEGYSTVFEEVHARYPGLRIITVPGTLNNIKITTPLDRVIAGQLLLDE, encoded by the coding sequence ATGCAGATTGCTGAGCCAAAGGTCGGTCGCGATGCACGCGAATCGCGCGAACGATCGGACGAGGGGGAGCCGGTGAACGACGGCACAATCAGCTTCGAGGCGGTTGTCCTTGCTGGTGGTAACGGCTCCCGTTTCGGGGCGGATATCCCGAAGCAGCTCATCAATCTCGCCGGACAGCCGATCCTGTATCACACGCTGCGCAAATTCGACCTCATTCCCTCCGTCCGTCGCGTCGTGGTCGCCGCCAATACGCAGTTCCGGCCGGAAATCGAAATGATCGCCCGTAATGCGCTGAGATTCAAGAAGTTCGAGATTGTCGATGGAGGGGATTCGCGTAATCAGTCCGTGGCCAACTCGATCTCCACGATGAATGGTCCAGACGACACGCACGTTCTGATTCACGACGGCGTTCGACCGCTTGCGAACTCCGAGTTGATCGAGCTCGTCAACTCGGCCTTGGAACACGCCGATGCGGTCGTGCCGGTGATCCCCTCCGCCGATCCCCTCTTCGTCGTCGATGAGACGGAGGTGACGGGGTTCGTCGACCGAGCGAAGGTCCTGCGAGGCCAGTCGCCTCAGGGCTTCCACCTGGGCCAGCTCCGCGAGACGTTCCCGCCGGACGGGGTGTCCGCGGAGGGCTACTCGACGGTTTTCGAAGAGGTCCATGCACGCTACCCCGGCCTGCGCATCATCACCGTGCCCGGAACGTTGAACAACATCAAGATCACAACGCCGCTGGACCGAGTGATCGCCGGTCAACTGCTTTTGGACGAGTGA
- the metG gene encoding methionine--tRNA ligase, which yields MTSGRSFYITTPIYYPSDLPHIGHGYTTVAVDTLARWHRQAGDDTWMLTGTDEHGQKMLRAAAANGVTPQEWVDKLVTESWFPLLETLDVANDDFIRTTQPRHEERVQQFVQALYDRGYIYAGEYEALYCVGCEEFKPEAEIVDGTGPFEGLKVCAIHSKPLELLQEKNYFFKLSEFQDRLLELYKTEPDFVRPESARNEVVSFVRSGLKDLSISRSAFDWGITVPWDPAHVIYVWVDALLNYATAVGYGNDPEQFARRWPAFHVVGKDILRFHAVIWPAMLMAAGLDVPRGVFAHGWLLVGGEKMSKSKLTGIAPTEITDVFGSDAYRFYFLSAIAFGQDGSFSWEDLSARYQAELANGFGNLASRTIAMIERYFEGIVPPAGTSTEADLAIQKTVADAAAAADAAVERFRIDEAIAAIWTIVDAVNGYITENEPWALAKDETKRERLGTVLYTAAEGLRALAVLLSPVMPASTEKLWIALGAAESIGRLHDQPLREAGEWGVLRAGSSVNGLAPLFPRVEQA from the coding sequence GTGACTTCCGGCCGTTCCTTCTACATCACGACGCCGATCTACTACCCCAGCGATCTGCCCCACATCGGGCACGGGTACACGACCGTCGCCGTCGACACGCTCGCCCGCTGGCATCGCCAGGCGGGAGATGACACCTGGATGCTGACCGGCACCGACGAGCACGGCCAGAAGATGCTGCGCGCCGCCGCCGCCAACGGCGTGACCCCCCAGGAGTGGGTCGACAAGCTCGTGACCGAGTCGTGGTTCCCGCTGCTCGAGACGCTCGACGTCGCCAACGACGACTTCATCCGCACGACGCAGCCGCGCCACGAGGAGCGCGTGCAGCAGTTCGTGCAGGCGCTCTACGACCGCGGCTACATCTATGCGGGCGAGTACGAGGCGCTGTACTGCGTGGGCTGCGAGGAGTTCAAGCCCGAGGCCGAGATCGTCGACGGCACCGGTCCCTTCGAGGGGCTCAAGGTGTGCGCGATCCACTCCAAACCGCTCGAGCTGCTGCAGGAGAAGAACTACTTCTTCAAGCTGAGTGAGTTTCAAGACCGCCTGCTCGAGCTGTACAAGACCGAGCCCGACTTCGTGCGGCCCGAGTCGGCGCGCAACGAGGTCGTGTCGTTCGTGCGCAGCGGCCTGAAAGACCTGTCGATCTCGCGTTCGGCATTCGACTGGGGCATCACCGTGCCCTGGGACCCCGCGCACGTCATCTACGTGTGGGTCGATGCGCTGCTCAACTACGCCACGGCCGTGGGCTACGGCAACGACCCCGAGCAGTTCGCCCGCCGCTGGCCCGCGTTCCACGTCGTCGGCAAAGACATTCTGCGTTTCCACGCCGTCATCTGGCCCGCCATGCTCATGGCCGCCGGCCTCGACGTGCCCCGCGGCGTCTTCGCCCACGGCTGGCTGCTCGTCGGCGGCGAGAAGATGTCGAAGTCCAAGCTCACCGGCATCGCCCCGACCGAGATCACCGACGTCTTCGGCTCCGACGCGTACCGGTTCTACTTCCTGTCCGCGATCGCGTTCGGCCAAGACGGCTCGTTCTCGTGGGAAGACCTTTCGGCCCGCTACCAGGCCGAACTCGCCAACGGCTTCGGCAACCTGGCATCCCGAACGATCGCGATGATCGAGAGGTACTTCGAGGGGATCGTCCCGCCGGCCGGCACCTCCACCGAAGCCGACCTCGCGATCCAGAAGACGGTGGCGGATGCCGCGGCTGCCGCCGACGCCGCCGTCGAGCGTTTCCGCATCGACGAGGCCATCGCCGCCATCTGGACGATCGTCGACGCCGTGAACGGCTACATCACCGAGAACGAGCCGTGGGCCCTGGCGAAAGACGAGACGAAGCGCGAGCGCCTCGGCACCGTGCTGTACACCGCCGCCGAGGGCCTGCGCGCACTCGCGGTGCTGCTGTCGCCGGTCATGCCGGCCTCGACCGAGAAGCTGTGGATCGCGCTCGGCGCGGCCGAGAGCATCGGTCGCCTGCACGACCAGCCGCTGCGCGAAGCGGGGGAGTGGGGCGTACTGCGTGCGGGATCGTCGGTGAACGGCCTCGCGCCGCTCTTCCCCCGCGTCGAGCAGGCGTGA
- a CDS encoding TatD family hydrolase → MTGEPAAGSTPVERPRGTIDGGDPSQYVRERSADGRRDVSYPPAPEPLGVPVYDNHTHLEIEDGETGLSLDEQLQHALAVGVHGVVQAGGDVDSSRWSAWAARTHPRVLAAVAIHPNEAPAYEQAGELDAAIAVIDELAAEPRVRAIGETGLDFFRTEADGIPAQLRSFEAHIALAKKHGIAMQIHDRDAHHAVLDTLVRVGAPEKTVFHCFSGDADMARIAADRGYYLSFAGNVTFKNAQNLRDALAVTPLDRILVETDAPFLTPVPYRGRPNAPYLIPLTLRFLAAELAMDADALGAQVAANTLEVYGEF, encoded by the coding sequence ATGACGGGTGAGCCCGCCGCCGGCTCGACCCCCGTCGAGCGCCCCCGCGGCACGATCGACGGAGGCGACCCCAGTCAGTACGTGCGCGAGCGTTCCGCCGACGGCCGCCGCGACGTGAGCTATCCGCCCGCGCCCGAGCCGCTCGGCGTGCCCGTGTACGACAACCACACGCACCTCGAGATCGAAGACGGTGAGACGGGCCTCTCCCTCGACGAGCAGCTGCAGCATGCGCTGGCCGTCGGCGTCCACGGCGTGGTGCAGGCCGGCGGCGACGTCGACTCGTCGCGGTGGTCGGCCTGGGCGGCGCGCACGCACCCTCGGGTGCTCGCCGCGGTGGCGATCCACCCGAACGAGGCGCCCGCCTACGAACAGGCAGGCGAGCTCGATGCCGCGATCGCGGTGATCGACGAGCTCGCGGCCGAGCCGCGGGTGCGGGCGATCGGCGAGACGGGCCTGGACTTCTTCCGCACCGAGGCCGATGGCATCCCGGCTCAGCTGCGTTCTTTCGAGGCGCACATCGCCCTGGCGAAGAAGCACGGGATCGCGATGCAGATTCACGACCGCGATGCCCACCACGCCGTGCTCGATACCCTCGTGCGTGTCGGCGCGCCGGAGAAGACCGTGTTCCACTGCTTCTCGGGCGACGCCGACATGGCCCGCATCGCGGCGGACCGCGGGTACTACCTGTCGTTCGCCGGCAACGTCACGTTCAAGAACGCGCAGAACCTGCGCGACGCTCTCGCGGTGACGCCCCTCGATCGCATCCTCGTCGAGACCGACGCGCCCTTCCTCACCCCGGTGCCCTACCGCGGTCGGCCGAACGCGCCGTACCTCATTCCGTTGACGTTGCGCTTTCTGGCGGCCGAGCTGGCGATGGATGCCGACGCCCTCGGCGCGCAGGTCGCGGCGAACACGCTCGAGGTGTACGGGGAGTTCTGA
- the rsmA gene encoding 16S rRNA (adenine(1518)-N(6)/adenine(1519)-N(6))-dimethyltransferase RsmA: protein MPVSLLGPAEIRRLAADLDVTPTKKLGQNFVVDANTVRKIVQVAGVSASDRVVEIGPGLGSLTLAILETGASVVAVEIDHRLAERLPVTARAHDVPADRLTVIDADALRVHTLPGEPSVLVANLPYNVSVPVLLHFLETFPYLCSGVVMVQAEVGERLAAPPGSKVYGAPSVKAAWYGRWRLAGTVSRQVFWPVPNVDSVLVAFERDAEARGSEQQRRRTFQIVDAAFQQRRKMLRQALAGVLGGSAAEASVRLERAGVDPTLRGEQLSVDDYARIAAS from the coding sequence ATGCCCGTCTCCCTGCTCGGTCCCGCCGAGATCCGCCGGCTCGCCGCCGACCTCGATGTGACCCCGACCAAGAAGCTCGGGCAGAACTTCGTCGTCGATGCCAACACGGTGCGCAAGATCGTGCAGGTCGCCGGTGTATCGGCATCCGACCGAGTGGTCGAGATCGGTCCGGGGCTGGGTTCGTTGACGCTCGCGATCCTCGAAACGGGTGCCTCGGTGGTCGCGGTCGAGATCGACCACCGCCTCGCCGAGCGCCTGCCCGTCACGGCGCGGGCCCATGACGTTCCCGCCGACCGCCTGACGGTGATCGATGCCGATGCCCTGCGCGTCCACACGTTGCCGGGTGAGCCGAGCGTGCTGGTGGCCAACCTCCCGTACAACGTGTCGGTGCCGGTGCTGCTGCACTTCCTCGAGACGTTCCCGTACCTGTGCAGCGGCGTGGTAATGGTGCAGGCCGAGGTGGGGGAGCGCCTCGCGGCCCCGCCCGGATCGAAGGTGTACGGCGCGCCGAGCGTGAAGGCCGCCTGGTACGGGCGGTGGCGCCTGGCCGGGACGGTGTCGCGTCAGGTGTTCTGGCCGGTGCCGAACGTCGACAGTGTGCTGGTGGCCTTCGAACGCGATGCCGAGGCCCGGGGTTCCGAGCAACAGCGACGCCGCACGTTCCAGATCGTGGATGCCGCCTTCCAGCAGCGCCGGAAGATGCTGCGCCAGGCGCTCGCCGGCGTGCTGGGGGGATCGGCCGCGGAGGCCTCGGTGCGCCTCGAACGCGCCGGTGTCGACCCGACGCTGCGCGGAGAGCAGCTGAGTGTCGACGACTACGCCCGTATCGCCGCTTCCTGA